The following nucleotide sequence is from Bacillus sp. (in: firmicutes).
GAAAATGAAGAAAAATGTCATTTTGTAAATATTTAGGAGGTGAACTATTCTTTGAAGGAGTTTTTTAATTGAAAGCGAACATAAGAAAAGGGAAAATTCTATAAAGGGGGAGTGGTATGATGGGAAAATTACAAAACAAAAATGCACTTGTATTAGCTTCTAGTCAAGGGTTAGGAAAAGCGATTGCCGAACAATTTGTTCTTGAAGGGGCAAATGTCATGATCGCTAGTCGGAGAGAACAAGAGTTGGCTAGCGTATGTGAGGAATTAAAAGCCCTAGGAGAAGGAAAGGTTTCCTATTGTCGCTGTGATGTGACGAAAAATGAAGATATTCAACGTTTAATAAATAAGACGATTGATACATTTGGTTCAATGGATATTTTAGTCAATAACTCTGGTGGTCCAAAAGCAGGTAGCTTTGAGCAAATGGAGGATGAAGATTGGCAAACTGCATTTGAACTCAACTTACTATCATACATCCGCACCATTCGAGAAGCGTTGCCTTATATGAAAAAAAGCGGCGGAAAAATTATTAACATTGCATCTTCTTCTATTAAAGAGCCGATTCAAGGACTCATTTTGTCCAATACGTTCCGAACAGGGATTGTTGGATTATCAAAAACACTTGCTACTGAATTAGCTCCATATAACATTTTAGTAAATACAGTAGCACCTGGACGAATTGCAACCGATCGTGTTCGTCATTTAGATGAAGTACGTGCGGAAAAATTAGGTGTTTCGGTTGAGCAAGTAGAAAAGGAGATAAAGGCCCAAATTCCGCTAAACCGATACGGTACACCAGAGGAGTTTGCAAAGGTAGTTACCTTTTTAGCTTCTGATGAAAATACATATATGACGGGGCAAAG
It contains:
- a CDS encoding SDR family oxidoreductase produces the protein MMGKLQNKNALVLASSQGLGKAIAEQFVLEGANVMIASRREQELASVCEELKALGEGKVSYCRCDVTKNEDIQRLINKTIDTFGSMDILVNNSGGPKAGSFEQMEDEDWQTAFELNLLSYIRTIREALPYMKKSGGKIINIASSSIKEPIQGLILSNTFRTGIVGLSKTLATELAPYNILVNTVAPGRIATDRVRHLDEVRAEKLGVSVEQVEKEIKAQIPLNRYGTPEEFAKVVTFLASDENTYMTGQSFLVDGGMVKSI